The following DNA comes from Maylandia zebra isolate NMK-2024a linkage group LG6, Mzebra_GT3a, whole genome shotgun sequence.
AAAACAACAAGACAAAGTGTGTAATGAAGAAGTATTGTAATGTTTTATTTCCGTTGCGTGTGTACATCCGAGTATTGAGAGCATCAAACCTTGCAGAGGCTTTAGCTTCCATCAGTCCATACAGACTGTGCATGTTGTAATGTATGGACTGCTTCTGCTGCGCGGTGGCACACAAGGTTTTGGCTCTCAGCAAACCTCCCAGTACACCTGAAAGCAGAAGACCCCATGAAACCCAAATGTATTGTATGTTTGTAGTGTGATCTCTGTTGTAGATCCAATCTCCTACCTGGAGTGTAAGGAGGGTTTTCAAGATTGTTTGTTGGGCAGCCACTGGTCGATCCATCCAGGAAGTTTGATGGCTCATTCATGTCCTAAAACCAAGTGAAGTGTTGTCAGATCTTTAAATAATCATAAGGAGACATCTAGGCAGGAGTCAGTGATTACTTATTTAACAGCCTGCACTGTTCTCATACTTACAATCCATAATCCATCAAACGCCACCTTATCGTGGAACATCTGTAGGTTGTCATACCACCATTCATGTGTCACTTCATCAGAGAAATCTGGATATGCCGTGAGACCAGGCCACACCTGGAAACGGGAAGAAAGAATTTTAGTTTAAATTCATGCTTAACATTCAAAACCATGTTCATTTATTATTGGGCTCGCCAGGCTGCACTTAAGAACCAGTCCAGCTGAATTACGTAGAGCTAATGAAGCTGGAGAACTTTCAAAAGCTTTCAGCTATACTGTAGCTACTGTAGTACCGCCCAGATTAATGAGTGAGTGAGCTGTGATGAGCCTAAAGTCAGAGTTTTCTGGTACATGAACGGGGCTCTCTTTTTGTCTTGCTAAATCGCCATGGTAACTTATGTTTAACATAACCTGGTCAGGAGTAGGTCGCTTTCCATGCTCAAGACAGAACGTTTATGGATTCTCACATTCTGTGTCAGGACACTGAACACTTCTATTAAAACCTCTGAATCAGTGACGTCTACATGGGTTTAAGTGATCGAAGAACTGGTGGAGTAAGAAGCTGGTTCAGTGTAACTCTGCTTTCTTTGATTGGGGATTTGATTTGAGACAGCAGGTATCACAATGATAGTTAGCAGCTTTCAAAGAAAGCCCGGGGTCTCTGCGCATGCTAAAATAAAAGCAGGCTTCTGATGCATTATTTGCATCTTCTGCACAAAATGAACCAATTAAGTTCTGCCCAATCAGTCAAGAGAAACAGCAGGAGAGATAAAGGATGTAAAGACTTATTACAGCAAAACACAACACAGGTACATCAAAGTAGAGAAGAGGGGAATGTTGCAGAAAACTGTTAATCCTGTAAATTCATCAGTGaaagtatttattttacccCTGGGTGCACTCTCAATATTAACATTAGATAAGTGTATTCAGGTCTGACATGGCCTCCATAATGAAGGAATGAATATTCTCTGTGATAAATACCAATAAAAACATCTTAATAGCAGCAATACTGACTTAGCAGCAGATTAGGCCCAGGCATATTTATGCTTAAAATTCCTGTGAAACAAGACGCACAACAACGAACATCTCTGCTAAGTATCTACTGTGCACTTTGATTATTTCATCAGCAAAAGAATCAATGAAAAAGTGGGGCTCACAAATACTTAAATCTACTCTGGAACAAGAAAGCCCAGCACCATCATATACAGGCTCTAGGCTCAACATGTTTCCCTAACTCATTAATCCTGCGTCACAGAACATGGCTCAGTTAATGTGGTTGTGTGGCTTCATGTCTCACCTTCCCAATAAGCGTTTTCCCTTCAGCATCTTTAATAAAAACTCCTCTCTTTACACCTTCATCGAAGGGCCAGTATGAGCCCTCGGGTTGTGTGCTGCTGATACCCGGGTCCTGAAGGATTAATAAACGACTCACTTAAACACTCACATGCCAAAGCAGACACAAAACACATGAGACCAAGTACACGTGTGTTTGCATACCAGGATCATGACGTAGCGTTGGTTATGAGCATGTAGGTCCCTGACCAGTTCAGGTAGTGTGTCAAACTTTTTTGATTCATATGTAAAGTCCATAAATTTGTCCATGTAGTCAATGTCATTCCATTGGACATCCTGCGATTAAACAGactcattattattaataataaaatgaattcACTCATCCTAAAGCTACTTAAGAGAAATGCATATGTTTAGGGTTAattacaaaagaacaaaaactaaaaacactgaCACGTACTACAAAAGAAATTACCTGAGGTATCCCATAATTCCTCATGCTCTTGACAACCTCCCACGTAGAATTACTCGTGTCGTAGCCCCATCGGCAGAGATGGTACCCTAAGGCCCAGTAGACTGGCATCGCTGGGTATCCTGTGTCAACAAAGATGGATGAAAAGAAAGCGGCGAttctcaaaacaaaaacaggacaaacTCAAGGTGACAGAGGCAAAAGGCTGGAGTTATTTATAtaatggagttccacagggttctatGCTGGGACCAGTTTGTTTACATTTCACATGCTTCTCTCAGGCCTagaatacattttcattgctataCAGATCATAACCAGCTTCATCTATCCATGAAGTTAGATAACACACGGCAATTGATTAAACTACAGTAATGTCATGAGGACATAAAAACCTGGATGACCTCCGATTTCCTGCTTATAATGTGAGATATTTCCAGAGTAATCATCTGTCTTACCAGATTCTTAGTCTAGATGGCATTactttggcctccagtaacactgtgaggaaccttggagtcatttttgaccaagacatgtccttcaatgcacatattaaacaaatatgttggactgctttcttccatttgtgcaacatctctaaaattatcCTGTCTCAGGGTGATGCTGAAattagttcatgcatttattacttctaggctggactactgtcaTTCATATGACTGTTCTAAaagctccctgaaaagccttcagttgttccaaaaaatgctgcagcaagagtcctgacagggaccaGAAAGAGAGAATATTTCTCCTATACTGGCtcctcttcattggctccctgttaaatcctaactcaaatttaaaatcctaCTTATCACACGAGGTGATAAGTctatacaaggtcttgaataatcaggctccatcttatcttgaCATAGTACTATAGTACTGCATCACCCCAGTAGAGcacttaaaagggagtttttccttcccacttttgccaagtgtttgctcaaaGGGTGGTTGTCTGATTTTTGAGGTTTTCTCCCATGAAAACATGGATCAGGGTGCAGTACACATGCCTACATATATGTGCATCTCATCACAGTGCTACTACTGACCTACAACATCCACATATTGCTGAACCACTGAACCAGGATCAGGACCAAGGAAAATGTAAAAGTCAAGGATCCCACCAATAGTACGCCAGGTAAGGGCCGGGGTAGGCTGGAGGGCCACGTCTGACAAAACAGATAAGAAACTGATGAGACATTTTTCATCAAAAGAAACGTGCACTTTAGAAGAAAATAGAGTAAGATATTAGGCTGATCATTCTCATTTCCAAACTACATCTTCAGTTTGTGAAAgaacaacacagaaaacaaacgcAGAAAAGAACAGAGGTCTGTATAATAATCTAAAGGTGATTTTCAACATAACTTAGTTCAATGgcaaaatgaaacaaatcttATTAAAACTTCAGTACATTGCAAATCGTTTTACAGTTTGTGTTGGCAAAGCTCTGAATAATCAATATGACATCTGAGTATGATATGAAGTTTATTGTCACACACTGGAAAGTCCATTTGTAACTTCTGCTTTTATGAAATTGCTTAACTTAGTCAGCTGCTGTCATGTGAACTTGACTTGTAAGCTTAAGCATTTTATTCTGCTGTTCctgagtgtttgtgtatgtgaccTATTGCACATTGTGAAACCAGAAGGTATTAGGGTGACTAACAGACTTACCCATTGCATTGCTGTTCAGCAGGAAGAAGCCGTGTGCGTTCCCTCCATCTTCCATTGCCAGGTAAAATGGATGAGCCCCATACAGGTTTGTCTGCTCCTACAGTACGGAAGAAGAATGCAAAGATATTACAATACATTTCATGTAATCTGCAGTTTTATCCAGCCAGTTAACAAAATTAATTCAGCCTCCTGTCATCCTCCAAAGACAGCCTGCAACAGCTTTGTGAACTGACTGCAAACGTGAGAGCATGGCAGCCAAGTATCAAAGATGATCAGACAGAATAACTAACTGATCATTTTACTGACAAAAACTATATTAACGTGAACATCTGAGGGAtcacacagcagctgtgtcTGTGACTGATGGTTACCGTTGGAGGCACATCTCTAGCCCACATGGTGAGCGTGTTCCAGTGGACATCGTGCAGGAAGGTGGAGCGATGCTCGCCCAGGCCATAAATGAACTGCGTAGGTAGGGAAGTGGAGAACTGGAGGAACTGATCCGCGTAGAAGAGAGGCGCCACAGTGGTGTTCAGACTAACAGGAAACATTTGGACAAGCATTAATGAGACTGTTATTTCATAACTGAATACATATATACAGTTAAGAGTATCCAATATGTATATGAATGAGGAAATCTAACTATAGCCCTTTTCTTCAACGTAAGCCAAATGAGACCTACAACACAGAGCcgcaagtggaaaaaaatcccTCTGAATCAGATATTTTATTCCTCACATTTCAGAATGTCCCATTCAGCTCAGACTTACAGTACTGCTCCTGTTGAGCGCCTCTTCACCACAAGACCAAATGGTTGCTTTGAGAGCTCGATGATATAATCTGGGCTTTCTGTCTtgttggtgacagtggggacGGAGATGGGAACTTCAAAGCGTGAGCTTGAAGGGTCGGTGATCTTGATGGAGAAAAATTTGTGGTTAACTGACAGTAATTGTTACAAACATTTtatcagaatttaaaaaaaaaaacaacttaattaaTCAAGCAAATTTACAGGATTAGATTTGAACctgatgaaatgaaaaatgcaatGCAAAGGAGAGCAAATTTTTCTTACATCTGTAATAGACAGGTGTAGTTTCTCTTATCTTTATTGTCATGAATATTAATCAATAAAATTATCACAGTGCAAAGGtcaacatgtttgttttatatgcAAAGCAAGAATCAACAGATGTGTGCACTGGAAGTCCATCTGCCCatcttttttccacatttaggtTTCTTACAGTGTGACTCAGTCATTTCATATAAAGTTTCTTAACTATCGCTGTccaacaatcatgtttattTAAGACTATAAGGCAGTTTAGCCCGTGCCAATTTCCAAATTACAGCCTTTATATAATACCCTTTTATTTAAACCAAATACTAATTCTTTTATTGGTCTGTCGCTTCCTCCAATTAAGaaaatgaacacagaaacagaagatCAGTGCAAAAACGCAGCATGAATTATAAGTTTTAAAGGCTCTTTAATACATGAACATGAGCAAAATGTATTCATCAACTTGTAAGTTTCCAAAATTTTGCCCTTCTATGTTTTCCATGACTAAATGTGAAACCTCTACTCACCCTGACACGCAGCCGCTTGTCCGTCTCATAACGCATCTCCACTTCTATGGTGAGGATGTCTCCAGGGTAATACGTCTTCACCTCCTTCACGAGCGTAGCTTTCTGTCCCAGCAGCGTGTCATTTAGTGACACGAGCGAGTACGAAGGGAACTCTGAAGGATAGAAACACCAAGGGATTCCATTTTTCCCTGACGGGCGACTGGCAGAGGAGAAAGCGGTGGACGCAGGGATAAAGCAGCAGTTCCTTGCCTCGCACAGCTCTCGGGTCACAACCACCCCTCTTTCAGGGTAGCAATCAAACCTCCACGCCTCTGGTATCAGACTGCATGTCTCAGTGCGGAAAGAGGCAGCAGTATCGTTCGCTGATGTTTGCACTTTGGGGCCCGGTGTTTGTCCTGGGCCCGGCAGTGGCGGTTTATGCTCCTGTTGGTTGGGAGTGTGCAGCCATAACACAGCACCCAGTAGCCATGCTCCACAGAGCACCAGCAGGAGGCAGCCGATCACCAGGAGGCCCGTGGTGACGGAGCATGAAGGTCCACGTTGAAGCAATGAGGCGTCCTCTGGCTCCAGCGCCTTGAAACACAGGAATGAAGTAAAAATCCAGTTTCAGCACTGGATACAGTAAAATACAGACTTTCCTCATAAAGATCCTAATTCTTGTGAGTCATCCTAATGAAAGAGATAATATACTAAAACGTAAAATTGTAAGCCTCTACAGATTATAAAATGACAAACAGATTCATAAACACAAGCTAACTCACTGAAGCCTCGCCTTGAACAGGCTCTTCTGACAAAACTGCGCTGGAAAACTGGACATCTTCAGGATTCAACTTCTTGTAGGAAACCATTGTGGCAATAAGAGTCTATGAcagt
Coding sequences within:
- the gaa2 gene encoding lysosomal alpha-glucosidase, producing MVSYKKLNPEDVQFSSAVLSEEPVQGEASALEPEDASLLQRGPSCSVTTGLLVIGCLLLVLCGAWLLGAVLWLHTPNQQEHKPPLPGPGQTPGPKVQTSANDTAASFRTETCSLIPEAWRFDCYPERGVVVTRELCEARNCCFIPASTAFSSASRPSGKNGIPWCFYPSEFPSYSLVSLNDTLLGQKATLVKEVKTYYPGDILTIEVEMRYETDKRLRVRITDPSSSRFEVPISVPTVTNKTESPDYIIELSKQPFGLVVKRRSTGAVLLNTTVAPLFYADQFLQFSTSLPTQFIYGLGEHRSTFLHDVHWNTLTMWARDVPPTEQTNLYGAHPFYLAMEDGGNAHGFFLLNSNAMDVALQPTPALTWRTIGGILDFYIFLGPDPGSVVQQYVDVVGYPAMPVYWALGYHLCRWGYDTSNSTWEVVKSMRNYGIPQDVQWNDIDYMDKFMDFTYESKKFDTLPELVRDLHAHNQRYVMILDPGISSTQPEGSYWPFDEGVKRGVFIKDAEGKTLIGKVWPGLTAYPDFSDEVTHEWWYDNLQMFHDKVAFDGLWIDMNEPSNFLDGSTSGCPTNNLENPPYTPGVLGGLLRAKTLCATAQQKQSIHYNMHSLYGLMEAKASASALKRIVAKRPFVISRSTFPSQGMYSGHWLGDNRSQWKDLYTSIAGMLTFNLLGIPLVGADVCGFSEETQEELCVRWTQLGAFYPFTRNHNAISMKPQDPTAFSPLARTATKEALLLRYSLFPVLYTLFHHAHVHGHTVARPIMFEFPKDVKAYGIDKQFMWGKSLLVTPVLDPGVDYVDGYFPEGLWYDYYTGNCVTSKGEELQLSAPLDKINLHLREGSIIPTQAPNLTLWVSTGQPLHLVSALSQDGSASGDLFWDDGETIDTYETNQYAYIIFSIAQNTMTSQVLSNHIEASYITVESASFYGVKEKPSRVLVNSQDAPFTYRNNQVLTVADLGLSLSQNFTISWM